Proteins from a single region of Erythrobacter sp.:
- the proB gene encoding glutamate 5-kinase, producing the protein MLSQLSDITTARRIVVKIGSALLVGGGRPRTEWLARMAGDLAALRKAGAQVIVVSSGAIALGAARLSLPKGGRGSLADAQAAAAVGQIALADLWSRALGGEGIAAAQMLLTLGDLEDRRRYLNAAATLDRLLEAGVIPVINENDSVATEEIRFGDNDRLAARVAQAANADLVLLLSDIDGLYTCDPREDGAALVPVVDTVTPEVMAMASGASSSGLGSGGMVSKLQAAQIATRAGIALAILNGTHEAPIARALASDTGTLFLPVSAASARKAWLGGRLAPSGELRVDKGCAEALKGGASLLAAGVVGVSGTFRRGDLVSVLSLRGERLAQGLAEYDAAEVQTIAGRRAEDQEARLGYAPRSCVIHRDHLVLL; encoded by the coding sequence GGATCGTGGTCAAGATCGGCTCGGCCCTGCTGGTCGGCGGCGGACGCCCGCGCACTGAGTGGCTGGCGCGCATGGCGGGAGATCTCGCCGCTCTTCGCAAGGCGGGCGCGCAGGTGATCGTGGTGAGCTCGGGCGCGATTGCGCTGGGTGCGGCGCGCCTCAGCCTGCCCAAGGGCGGGCGCGGGAGCCTCGCCGATGCGCAGGCGGCCGCTGCCGTGGGCCAGATTGCGCTGGCCGATCTGTGGAGCCGCGCGCTTGGCGGGGAGGGCATTGCCGCCGCGCAGATGCTGCTGACGCTGGGCGATCTTGAAGACCGCCGCCGCTACCTCAACGCCGCCGCGACGCTTGACCGGCTGCTGGAAGCGGGCGTGATCCCGGTGATCAACGAGAACGATTCGGTTGCCACCGAGGAAATCCGCTTCGGTGACAATGATCGCCTCGCCGCGCGGGTGGCGCAGGCGGCGAATGCCGATCTGGTGCTGCTGCTCTCGGATATCGACGGGCTCTACACCTGCGATCCGCGCGAAGACGGTGCGGCGCTGGTGCCGGTGGTCGATACGGTGACGCCGGAAGTGATGGCCATGGCGAGCGGGGCCTCGTCCTCGGGCCTCGGCTCGGGCGGGATGGTGTCCAAGCTTCAGGCCGCGCAGATCGCGACGCGCGCCGGGATTGCGCTCGCGATCCTCAACGGCACCCACGAAGCCCCGATTGCGCGCGCGCTGGCGAGCGATACGGGCACGCTGTTCCTGCCGGTCAGCGCGGCATCGGCGCGCAAGGCATGGCTCGGCGGGCGGCTGGCGCCTTCGGGCGAATTGCGCGTCGACAAGGGCTGCGCCGAGGCACTGAAGGGCGGTGCGAGCTTGCTGGCGGCGGGCGTGGTCGGCGTGTCGGGCACCTTCCGGCGCGGCGATCTGGTCAGCGTGCTGAGCTTGCGCGGCGAGCGGCTGGCGCAGGGCCTCGCCGAATATGACGCCGCCGAAGTGCAGACGATCGCCGGCCGGCGGGCCGAGGATCAGGAGGCGCGATTGGGCTATGCCCCGCGCTCCTGCGTGATCCACCGCGATCACTTGGTGCTGCTATGA
- a CDS encoding NAD(P)-dependent oxidoreductase, with protein MSTLAITGATGFVGSAVLAAALAEGHEVRALTRKPQAAQDGVNWIAGDLAKPEALADLCEGADAMIHVAGLTNTPDIAEFETANVTGTIAVIAAMRARGVKRLVFVSSLSAREPQLSAYGASKARAEQVVEASGLDWTTVRPPGVYGPRDIDYLDMFRTAKWGFVPLPPGGASSIIHADDLARLLVTLAASNAAPTRKKTYEPDDGREGGWSHKELAQAIGRAVGKASVFAPHLPAGLLIAAAAGDRFVRGDRAKLTADRVGYMCHPNWVSRSHHRPPPGIWCPRIAGDEGLKATAEWYRREGWL; from the coding sequence ATGAGCACACTCGCCATCACCGGCGCGACTGGATTCGTCGGCTCTGCGGTGCTGGCTGCCGCCTTGGCCGAGGGCCACGAGGTGCGCGCGCTCACCCGCAAGCCGCAAGCTGCGCAGGACGGCGTGAACTGGATCGCGGGCGACCTTGCAAAGCCCGAAGCGCTCGCAGACCTGTGCGAGGGTGCCGACGCGATGATCCATGTCGCAGGCCTCACCAACACGCCCGATATTGCCGAATTCGAGACCGCCAATGTCACCGGCACCATCGCGGTGATCGCGGCGATGCGCGCGCGGGGCGTGAAGCGGCTGGTGTTCGTCTCCTCGCTCTCGGCGCGCGAGCCGCAGCTTTCGGCTTATGGTGCGTCCAAGGCGCGGGCCGAGCAGGTGGTGGAGGCGAGCGGGCTCGACTGGACCACGGTGCGCCCGCCCGGTGTCTATGGGCCGCGCGATATCGACTATCTCGACATGTTCCGCACCGCGAAGTGGGGCTTTGTCCCCCTGCCGCCGGGCGGGGCGAGTTCGATCATCCACGCCGATGATCTGGCGCGGTTGCTGGTGACGCTGGCGGCCAGCAACGCCGCGCCGACGCGCAAGAAGACTTACGAGCCTGACGATGGCCGCGAGGGCGGGTGGAGCCACAAGGAACTCGCCCAGGCCATCGGCCGCGCGGTCGGCAAGGCCAGCGTCTTTGCGCCGCATCTCCCCGCCGGGTTGCTGATCGCGGCGGCCGCAGGAGACCGCTTTGTGCGCGGCGACCGGGCCAAGCTTACCGCCGACCGCGTGGGCTACATGTGCCACCCCAACTGGGTGTCCCGCTCGCACCACCGCCCGCCGCCGGGCATCTGGTGCCCACGCATTGCGGGCGACGAAGGCCTCAAAGCGACCGCCGAATGGTACCGCCGCGAGGGGTGGCTTTGA
- a CDS encoding phosphoadenylyl-sulfate reductase, translating to MKPELSLSGSDRTRDALDLAPRFTEHDAVRLNRMFRGSSTQEMLEAVIRDNLAGDLAVVSSFGAESAVLLHLVASVDPAVPVLFLDTGKHFAETLAYRDELVARLGLDLVVLTPDPVDLAKKDETGLRWSYDPDGCCEIRKVRPLEKVLAAYDASFTGRKAFQAATRANLPRFEVDTSDAQGRLKINPLIDWDASQIEGYFIQHDLPRHPLIAQGYPSIGCSPCTSQVLPGEDPRSGRWKGWDKTECGIHKPGEEPFL from the coding sequence ATGAAGCCTGAGCTCTCGCTCTCCGGCAGCGATCGCACCCGCGACGCGCTCGACCTCGCCCCGCGCTTTACCGAGCATGATGCGGTGCGCCTCAACCGCATGTTCCGCGGCTCCTCGACGCAGGAGATGCTGGAGGCGGTGATCCGCGACAATCTCGCGGGGGATCTCGCGGTCGTCTCCAGCTTCGGCGCGGAGAGCGCGGTGCTGCTGCACCTCGTCGCCAGCGTCGATCCGGCGGTGCCGGTGCTGTTTCTCGACACGGGCAAGCATTTTGCCGAAACGTTGGCCTATCGCGACGAACTGGTGGCGCGGCTGGGCCTCGATCTGGTGGTGCTGACCCCCGATCCGGTAGACCTTGCCAAGAAGGACGAGACTGGCCTTCGCTGGTCCTACGATCCCGATGGCTGCTGCGAGATCAGGAAGGTTCGCCCGCTGGAAAAGGTGCTCGCCGCCTATGATGCGAGCTTCACCGGCAGGAAGGCGTTTCAGGCCGCGACCCGCGCCAATCTGCCGCGCTTTGAAGTGGACACCTCGGACGCGCAGGGGCGGCTCAAGATCAATCCGCTGATCGATTGGGATGCGAGCCAGATCGAAGGATACTTCATCCAGCACGATCTGCCGCGCCATCCGCTGATCGCACAGGGCTATCCCTCGATCGGCTGCTCGCCCTGCACGAGCCAAGTGCTGCCTGGCGAAGACCCGCGCTCGGGCCGCTGGAAGGGTTGGGACAAGACCGAATGCGGCATCCACAAGCCGGGCGAGGAACCCTTCCTCTAA
- a CDS encoding DUF934 domain-containing protein, whose amino-acid sequence MGSDLGTSPDEVQFRFRDDEPVDHAAVTVDSCCDQTNATAVRIEPGDDARLLLPFLDRLALVEVNFPVFGDGRGYSAARILREAGYTGELRAVGDVLIDQLSHMRRCGFDSFAPDKRLDEADAARAFATWENVYQRAADRRATIADKRHEA is encoded by the coding sequence ATGGGCAGTGATCTGGGCACCAGCCCCGACGAGGTACAGTTCCGCTTCCGCGATGACGAGCCGGTCGATCATGCCGCCGTCACGGTCGATTCCTGCTGCGACCAGACCAACGCCACAGCCGTGCGGATCGAGCCTGGCGATGATGCGCGCCTGCTGCTGCCCTTCCTTGACCGGCTGGCGCTGGTGGAGGTGAACTTTCCCGTGTTCGGCGACGGACGCGGCTATTCCGCCGCCCGGATCCTGCGCGAGGCAGGCTACACCGGCGAATTGCGCGCGGTCGGCGATGTGCTCATCGACCAGCTCTCGCACATGCGCCGCTGCGGGTTTGACAGCTTCGCCCCGGACAAGCGGCTCGACGAGGCAGACGCGGCCCGCGCCTTTGCGACCTGGGAGAATGTCTACCAGCGCGCCGCCGATCGCAGGGCCACCATCGCGGACAAGCGCCATGAAGCCTGA
- a CDS encoding nitrite/sulfite reductase: MYRYDSYDQAMVDARVAEIRDQARRRLDGSLSEDQFKPLRLMNGLYLQLHAYMLRVAIPYGTLDSRQMAMLADIAEKYDRGYGHFTTRQNLQYNWIKLEDAADILADLATVEMHAIQTSGNCIRNISSDHFAGASADEVVDPRPYAELMRQWSSFHPEFTYLPRKFKIAVIASEKDRAAMRLHDIGVRIIKRDGELGAQFYAGGGMGRTPMIAPLIRDFVPLDHFITYAEACLRVYNRYGRRDNKYKARIKILVHELGAAEYTRQVEEEFTHLLGVGVEPPREELARIAEFFSDPPFVSSEVETPFEQRLSTTLEANGGHGSAFGQWVRRNTHRHKHDAYVSAVISLKPAGGIPGDATAEQMRVVARLAKEYSFDELRVMHTQNLLLPHVRIADLHAVWSALDAAGLGAPNMDTIEDIIACPGLDYCSLANARSIPLAQRISERFAQAGRTEVVGELKLKISGCINACGHHHAGHIGILGVDKKGVENYQLSLGGSEAEDVSLAKITGPGFDEDGVIAAVETVTDVYLAQRADGERFLDTYRRIGMEPFKEALYGQ, from the coding sequence ATGTACCGTTATGATTCATACGATCAGGCGATGGTCGATGCCCGCGTCGCAGAAATCCGCGATCAGGCCCGCCGCCGTCTCGATGGCTCGCTGAGCGAGGACCAGTTCAAGCCCTTGCGGCTAATGAACGGGCTCTACCTGCAATTGCACGCCTATATGCTGCGCGTCGCGATCCCCTATGGCACGCTCGACAGCCGCCAGATGGCGATGCTCGCCGACATCGCGGAGAAGTATGACCGCGGCTACGGCCACTTCACCACCCGCCAGAACCTCCAGTACAACTGGATCAAGCTGGAAGATGCTGCCGACATTCTCGCCGATCTGGCGACGGTCGAGATGCACGCGATCCAGACCAGCGGGAACTGCATCCGCAATATCTCGTCCGATCACTTCGCGGGCGCTTCCGCCGACGAGGTGGTCGATCCCCGCCCCTATGCCGAGCTGATGCGCCAGTGGTCGAGCTTCCATCCGGAGTTCACCTACCTGCCGCGCAAGTTCAAGATCGCGGTGATCGCCAGCGAGAAGGACCGCGCGGCGATGCGGCTGCACGATATCGGCGTGCGCATCATCAAGCGTGACGGTGAGCTGGGCGCGCAATTCTATGCCGGTGGCGGGATGGGCCGCACACCCATGATCGCGCCGCTGATCCGCGACTTCGTGCCGCTCGATCACTTCATCACCTATGCCGAGGCGTGCCTTAGGGTCTACAACCGCTACGGCCGGCGCGACAACAAGTACAAGGCGCGCATCAAGATCCTCGTCCACGAGCTGGGCGCGGCGGAATACACCCGTCAGGTCGAAGAGGAGTTCACCCACCTGCTGGGCGTCGGCGTCGAACCGCCGCGCGAGGAACTGGCGCGGATTGCGGAATTCTTCTCCGACCCACCGTTCGTGTCGAGCGAAGTCGAGACACCCTTCGAGCAGCGCCTCTCGACTACGCTCGAGGCGAACGGCGGTCATGGCAGCGCGTTTGGCCAATGGGTCCGCCGCAACACCCATCGCCACAAGCATGATGCCTACGTCTCGGCGGTCATCAGCCTGAAGCCCGCCGGCGGCATTCCGGGCGATGCCACGGCCGAGCAGATGCGCGTCGTCGCCCGGCTGGCGAAGGAATACTCCTTCGACGAACTGCGCGTGATGCACACGCAGAACCTGCTGCTGCCCCATGTCCGCATCGCCGATCTGCACGCAGTTTGGAGCGCGCTCGACGCCGCAGGCCTTGGCGCGCCCAACATGGACACGATCGAGGACATCATCGCCTGCCCGGGCCTTGATTACTGCAGCCTCGCCAACGCCCGCTCGATCCCGCTCGCCCAGCGCATTTCGGAACGGTTCGCGCAGGCCGGCCGGACCGAAGTGGTCGGCGAGTTGAAGCTCAAGATCTCCGGCTGCATCAATGCCTGCGGTCACCACCATGCGGGCCACATCGGCATCCTTGGCGTCGACAAGAAGGGGGTGGAGAACTACCAGCTCTCGCTCGGCGGATCGGAGGCCGAGGACGTCAGCCTCGCCAAGATCACCGGCCCCGGCTTCGACGAGGACGGCGTGATCGCCGCAGTCGAGACAGTCACCGACGTCTATCTCGCCCAGCGCGCCGACGGCGAGCGCTTCCTCGATACCTATCGCCGCATCGGCATGGAGCCGTTCAAGGAGGCGCTTTATGGGCAGTGA
- a CDS encoding DUF2849 domain-containing protein produces MKILTGNDLRSGAVTWWTGKGWSLFVDDAVDVGDEAEVILAREQAARRVNVPYAIEASIDASGHVRPAHIKDRVRALGPTVRRDLAVGIADKTGWDWVI; encoded by the coding sequence ATGAAAATCCTCACTGGCAATGATCTGCGCTCGGGTGCTGTCACGTGGTGGACCGGCAAGGGCTGGTCGCTGTTCGTCGACGATGCCGTAGACGTGGGCGACGAGGCCGAGGTGATCCTCGCCCGCGAACAGGCCGCGCGCCGGGTCAATGTGCCCTACGCCATCGAGGCAAGCATTGACGCGAGCGGCCATGTCCGCCCCGCACACATCAAGGACCGCGTGCGCGCATTGGGGCCGACCGTCCGCCGCGATCTCGCCGTGGGCATTGCCGACAAGACCGGCTGGGACTGGGTGATCTGA
- the cobA gene encoding uroporphyrinogen-III C-methyltransferase, with protein sequence MRKTGTIYLVGAGPGPVDLLTLRAARLIERAEVIVHDGLIGPDILGLARTDARLISVAKQRARHTLPQDGINALLVREALAGRDVVRLKGGDPFIFGRGGEEAEAARAAGVPVEVVPGISAANGAAAAAQIALTHREASSIVSFVAGQCKGLSEQDWSGLAGKGRTLVIYMGVSTAGAIADKLMADGLAPDMAIAVIENAARPEMRVLRGLLAGLPDLVEAEAVQSPALIVIGEVTARDDITVAALAQESAE encoded by the coding sequence ATGCGAAAGACCGGCACCATCTATCTCGTCGGCGCAGGGCCGGGTCCGGTGGACCTCCTCACCCTGCGCGCCGCCCGCCTGATCGAGCGGGCCGAAGTGATCGTCCATGACGGGCTGATCGGCCCCGATATCCTCGGCCTTGCGCGCACTGATGCGCGGCTGATCTCGGTCGCCAAACAGCGCGCCCGCCACACCCTGCCGCAAGACGGCATCAACGCGCTGCTGGTGCGCGAGGCGCTGGCGGGGCGCGATGTGGTGCGATTGAAGGGCGGCGATCCCTTCATCTTCGGGCGCGGCGGCGAGGAAGCCGAGGCTGCACGCGCGGCTGGTGTGCCGGTGGAAGTCGTCCCCGGCATTTCCGCCGCCAATGGCGCAGCGGCGGCGGCGCAGATCGCGCTCACACACCGCGAAGCCTCCAGCATCGTCAGCTTCGTCGCGGGCCAGTGCAAGGGCCTGTCCGAACAGGACTGGTCGGGATTGGCGGGCAAGGGCCGCACTCTGGTGATCTACATGGGCGTCTCCACCGCGGGCGCAATTGCCGACAAGCTGATGGCCGATGGCCTTGCTCCCGACATGGCGATCGCCGTGATCGAGAACGCCGCGCGCCCCGAAATGCGGGTGCTGCGCGGGCTGCTCGCGGGGCTCCCCGATCTGGTCGAGGCGGAAGCCGTGCAGAGCCCCGCGCTCATCGTCATCGGCGAAGTGACCGCGCGGGACGACATCACCGTAGCCGCGCTCGCGCAGGAGAGTGCAGAATGA
- the metC gene encoding cystathionine beta-lyase has protein sequence MSGGGDDSSRRPATRVVRGGRRPEWTGPVVNPPVWRASTHLYASDAERREAGKHNNDGQFFYGRRGAPTQWALADALTALEQGAHGTVLYPSGVAAIAGAMLAVLKPGDRLLMSDNAYDPTRSMATGLLARLGVETAFFDPRDLTGFATLVEGAKAVWLEAPGSLTFEMCDVPALAAAARAAGAVSILDNTWASPLGFAGLAHGCDIVMMSLSKHVGGHSDLMMGSASAGKRWYTALRRTAQELGQVVSPDDAALAARGLRTMGIRLEAQTKSALAIAEWLETQPQVARVMCPMLPSDPGHALWKRDFTGGCGLFAFVLASDDPAASARVVDALELFGIGYSWGGYESLALAITPEDYRSCMAGTGGKPAIRLSIGLEDAQDLIGDLGQALARV, from the coding sequence ATGAGCGGCGGCGGGGACGACAGCTCTCGCAGGCCCGCCACCCGCGTGGTGCGCGGCGGACGGCGTCCGGAATGGACCGGCCCGGTGGTCAATCCGCCGGTGTGGCGCGCCTCGACCCACCTCTATGCCAGCGACGCCGAACGGCGCGAGGCGGGCAAGCACAATAATGATGGCCAGTTCTTCTATGGCCGCCGCGGCGCGCCGACCCAGTGGGCGCTGGCCGATGCCCTGACCGCGCTGGAACAGGGCGCACATGGCACGGTGCTCTATCCCAGCGGCGTGGCGGCGATTGCGGGCGCGATGCTTGCGGTGCTCAAGCCGGGCGACCGACTGCTGATGTCGGACAATGCCTATGATCCCACCCGCAGCATGGCGACCGGCCTGCTCGCGCGGCTGGGGGTGGAGACGGCATTCTTCGATCCGCGCGATCTCACAGGCTTTGCAACTCTGGTGGAGGGCGCCAAGGCCGTGTGGCTGGAGGCGCCGGGCAGCCTCACCTTCGAGATGTGCGATGTGCCTGCCCTCGCTGCTGCCGCGCGCGCGGCGGGCGCAGTGAGCATCCTCGACAATACCTGGGCCAGCCCGCTCGGCTTTGCCGGCCTCGCGCATGGCTGCGACATCGTGATGATGAGCCTGTCGAAGCATGTCGGCGGCCATTCGGACCTGATGATGGGCAGCGCGAGCGCGGGCAAGCGCTGGTACACCGCGCTGCGCCGCACCGCGCAGGAACTGGGACAGGTGGTCTCGCCCGATGACGCCGCGCTCGCCGCGAGGGGCCTGCGCACCATGGGCATCCGGCTGGAAGCGCAGACGAAGAGCGCGCTCGCCATTGCCGAATGGCTGGAAACCCAGCCGCAGGTGGCGCGCGTGATGTGTCCGATGCTGCCCTCCGATCCCGGCCATGCGCTGTGGAAACGCGATTTTACCGGCGGCTGCGGATTGTTCGCCTTCGTGCTGGCGAGCGATGACCCGGCCGCCTCGGCCCGGGTGGTGGACGCACTGGAGCTGTTCGGGATCGGTTACAGCTGGGGCGGCTATGAAAGCCTCGCCCTCGCCATCACGCCGGAGGATTATCGCAGCTGCATGGCCGGCACCGGCGGCAAGCCCGCGATCCGCCTGTCGATCGGGCTGGAGGATGCGCAGGATCTGATCGGGGATCTGGGGCAAGCGCTGGCGCGGGTATAG
- a CDS encoding sulfurtransferase, whose amino-acid sequence MTTPVPSLVSSDWLAARLGAPGLVVLDASYHLPAANRDAAAEFAAGHIPGARFLAVASLFDAGSSVPYAFPTPDQIAERLAGLGVGPDDAIVLYDDSAIRTSARAWFVLTASGRGNVAILDGGLAKWRADGHPVDSSAADIAPATPARFTAPARVRSKAAMLANLASGAEQVIDARAAERVFGTGTDPVNGLPMGRIPGSGNLPYTDLFNADGTYKSPDALRAAFAAAGIDLTRPVTTTCGSGVTASVVLFALHLVGKDDTALYDGSWSEWGADPATPKAQGPDA is encoded by the coding sequence ATGACGACACCTGTCCCGAGCCTCGTTTCGAGCGACTGGCTGGCAGCCCGGCTGGGCGCGCCCGGTCTGGTCGTGCTCGATGCCTCCTACCACCTGCCCGCCGCCAACCGCGACGCCGCTGCCGAATTCGCCGCCGGACATATTCCCGGGGCGCGGTTTCTGGCCGTAGCGAGCCTGTTCGATGCAGGTTCCTCCGTGCCCTATGCCTTCCCGACCCCCGATCAGATTGCCGAGCGGCTTGCGGGCCTCGGGGTCGGGCCGGATGATGCGATCGTGCTCTATGACGACAGCGCGATCCGCACCTCCGCACGGGCGTGGTTCGTGCTCACGGCGAGCGGGCGCGGGAATGTCGCGATCCTCGATGGCGGGCTGGCGAAATGGCGCGCCGACGGCCATCCGGTGGACAGCTCCGCCGCCGATATCGCGCCTGCCACCCCTGCCCGCTTCACCGCGCCCGCACGGGTGCGCAGCAAGGCCGCCATGCTCGCCAATCTCGCGAGCGGCGCCGAACAGGTGATCGACGCGCGCGCAGCCGAGCGGGTGTTCGGCACCGGCACCGATCCGGTCAACGGCCTGCCGATGGGCCGCATCCCGGGCAGCGGCAATCTGCCCTATACCGATCTCTTCAACGCCGACGGCACCTACAAATCGCCCGATGCCTTGCGGGCCGCTTTCGCAGCGGCGGGGATCGACCTGACGCGCCCCGTCACCACCACCTGCGGCAGCGGGGTTACGGCGAGCGTGGTGCTGTTTGCCCTGCACCTCGTCGGCAAGGACGATACCGCGCTCTATGATGGCAGCTGGAGCGAATGGGGTGCAGACCCCGCCACGCCCAAAGCGCAAGGGCCAGACGCATGA
- the queF gene encoding preQ(1) synthase: MTSTTPPPAGTPQFLGRDTPLPASPEEAVLDYVPNPRPGLTYMVRFVSPEFTSLCPVTNQPDFAHLVIDYVPGETIVESKSLKLFLGSFRNHNGFHEDVTVGIGVRLFTEMRPQWLRIGGYWYPRGGIPIDVFWQSGPPPADLWLPDQGVPGYRGRG, translated from the coding sequence ATGACCAGCACCACTCCGCCCCCCGCCGGCACCCCGCAGTTTCTCGGCCGCGACACGCCGCTTCCCGCATCGCCTGAAGAGGCGGTGCTCGACTACGTGCCCAATCCGCGTCCGGGCCTCACCTATATGGTGCGCTTCGTCAGCCCGGAGTTCACCTCGCTGTGTCCGGTGACAAATCAGCCCGATTTTGCCCATCTGGTGATCGATTACGTGCCGGGCGAGACGATTGTGGAGAGCAAGAGCCTCAAGCTGTTTTTGGGATCCTTCCGCAATCACAACGGCTTCCATGAGGATGTGACCGTGGGCATCGGGGTGCGCCTGTTTACGGAAATGCGCCCGCAATGGCTGCGGATCGGCGGCTACTGGTATCCGCGCGGCGGCATCCCGATCGATGTGTTCTGGCAGTCCGGTCCGCCTCCGGCCGATCTGTGGCTGCCCGACCAGGGCGTGCCCGGATATCGCGGCAGGGGCTGA
- a CDS encoding PAS domain-containing protein — protein sequence MPLGFLKSSKEHAGKAARSARHAGGKGRDQSHCAPVRTDILSDVEELGIGMFWATDAEGHLTFLSQRALDDLGSDGGELIGRPLSQVFSDVEPEPGAPVQRAIGFKLKARSKIEEHVVGVGATNKRGSEPTIRWRRWAQGPSRSPSGARRTRPRRPSSSLI from the coding sequence ATGCCGTTGGGCTTTCTGAAATCGAGTAAGGAGCACGCGGGCAAAGCCGCCAGATCCGCGCGGCACGCGGGTGGCAAGGGGCGTGACCAGTCCCACTGCGCGCCGGTCCGGACCGACATCCTCAGCGATGTCGAAGAGCTCGGGATCGGCATGTTCTGGGCCACCGACGCCGAAGGCCACCTCACCTTCCTCTCGCAGCGTGCACTTGATGATCTGGGCAGCGATGGCGGGGAGCTGATCGGCCGTCCGCTGTCGCAGGTGTTCAGCGATGTCGAGCCCGAACCCGGCGCGCCCGTCCAGCGGGCGATCGGCTTCAAGCTCAAGGCCCGCTCGAAGATCGAGGAGCACGTCGTCGGGGTCGGCGCGACCAACAAGCGCGGCAGCGAACCGACCATCCGCTGGCGGCGCTGGGCGCAGGGGCCTTCCCGCTCGCCAAGTGGCGCGAGGCGCACAAGACCTCGCCGGCCTTCGTCCAGCTTGATCTGA